A single window of Granulicella mallensis MP5ACTX8 DNA harbors:
- a CDS encoding type II secretion system protein, with protein sequence MVEPKPIRARKTTRESGFTLIELMIVMTIIGLLAAIAIPSYLKSITKAKEAVLKEDLHTMRTAIDSYTVDKEKAPQALDDLVQAGYLKSVPIDPITSRNDTWITGQSDTLTDINETQGGLDDVHSGAQSLASDGTSYNTW encoded by the coding sequence ATGGTAGAGCCCAAACCAATTCGTGCACGTAAGACCACCCGCGAGAGCGGCTTCACACTCATCGAGCTGATGATCGTGATGACGATCATTGGATTGCTGGCAGCTATTGCGATCCCGAGCTATCTCAAGTCGATCACCAAGGCAAAGGAGGCAGTCCTTAAAGAGGACTTGCACACCATGCGGACGGCGATCGACAGCTATACCGTCGATAAAGAGAAGGCGCCGCAGGCGCTCGACGACCTGGTGCAGGCGGGTTACCTGAAGTCGGTTCCTATTGATCCCATTACCAGCCGCAACGATACGTGGATCACAGGCCAGTCCGACACCTTGACGGATATCAACGAGACCCAGGGTGGATTGGACGATGTGCACTCAGGGGCGCAGTCGCTGGCCAGCGATGGAACAAGCTATAACACCTGGTGA
- a CDS encoding M48 family metallopeptidase, which produces MRNLTFAALLAVLPAIVLAQQPAAPAPATPAAPPAQGQTPATQAPASQTPAAQSPDKPADAKADPPASTQPAPAQSADKPGEKGTAAKPADTTAKKADPIPSPGEQLDPNIHKGTEEDVSAVGTRNIGGRGMGNWYSTNWEISNGKQFSMEIEKQSHLVTDPVVVEYVNRVGQNLVKNSDSKVPFTIKVLDTDEINAMALPGGFFYVNSGLILACDSEDELAGVMAHEISHVAAHHAAREMTRMNYMQIGSVPLMIFTQGTWTGYGIYEAAQLAVPLTFLQFSRQFEGEADFLGIQYMYKAGYDPQGMVSIFEKLDALEKHKPGALSKAFSDHPATPDRIAAVENEIATILPARPDYLVTTSEFDQVKARLARIQNKRGINDKKGGNKPTLRRTGSTNNDPNSTPTGTSSTDDRPTLGRKN; this is translated from the coding sequence ATGCGTAACCTTACTTTCGCCGCTCTTCTTGCAGTATTACCGGCAATCGTTCTGGCGCAACAGCCTGCTGCTCCAGCACCTGCGACTCCCGCTGCTCCTCCCGCCCAGGGCCAGACCCCAGCTACCCAAGCTCCAGCCAGCCAGACTCCTGCCGCACAGTCGCCCGATAAACCGGCCGATGCCAAGGCTGATCCTCCTGCATCTACGCAGCCTGCACCCGCGCAGTCTGCGGACAAGCCCGGCGAAAAGGGGACAGCGGCGAAACCTGCCGATACTACAGCGAAGAAAGCCGACCCCATTCCTTCTCCGGGAGAGCAGCTCGATCCCAACATCCACAAGGGAACTGAAGAAGATGTAAGCGCTGTGGGAACGCGGAACATCGGTGGCCGAGGCATGGGGAACTGGTATTCGACGAACTGGGAGATCTCGAACGGCAAGCAGTTTTCGATGGAGATTGAGAAGCAATCGCACCTGGTGACGGACCCCGTCGTGGTGGAGTACGTGAACCGTGTAGGGCAGAACCTGGTGAAGAACTCCGACTCCAAGGTTCCGTTCACGATCAAGGTGCTGGACACTGATGAGATCAACGCGATGGCGCTGCCGGGCGGCTTCTTCTATGTGAACTCGGGGCTGATCCTGGCGTGCGACTCCGAAGACGAGCTTGCCGGGGTGATGGCTCACGAGATCTCGCATGTGGCTGCGCACCATGCTGCCCGGGAGATGACCCGGATGAACTACATGCAGATCGGCTCTGTGCCGCTGATGATCTTCACGCAGGGAACCTGGACTGGCTATGGGATCTATGAGGCAGCGCAACTGGCCGTTCCGCTGACCTTTTTGCAGTTCTCACGGCAGTTTGAGGGGGAGGCCGATTTTCTCGGCATCCAGTACATGTACAAGGCCGGATATGACCCCCAGGGCATGGTGTCGATCTTCGAGAAGCTGGATGCGCTGGAAAAACACAAGCCCGGTGCGCTCTCGAAGGCCTTCAGCGACCACCCCGCGACGCCGGATCGCATAGCAGCCGTCGAGAACGAGATTGCGACGATTCTGCCCGCGCGCCCCGATTATCTTGTGACGACCTCGGAGTTCGACCAGGTGAAGGCCCGGCTGGCGCGTATCCAGAACAAGCGCGGCATCAACGACAAGAAGGGCGGCAACAAGCCCACGCTGCGCCGCACCGGTTCGACCAACAACGACCCAAATTCAACGCCGACAGGGACGAGTTCCACCGACGACCGCCCGACCCTGGGACGGAAAAACTAG
- the queF gene encoding preQ(1) synthase: MDEKTHTTGYTDDHAKAGLDTKFPEIETWRNQFRAYEILIDDPEFTSVCPKTGLPDFGVLTIRYMPREKCLELKSLKEYLFTYRNLGIFQENIANQVLDDVVKATDPVWCEIKGDFRPRGGISTVVTARYPRTEERS; this comes from the coding sequence ATGGACGAGAAGACCCACACTACCGGCTACACCGACGACCACGCCAAGGCGGGGCTCGACACGAAGTTCCCAGAGATCGAAACCTGGCGCAACCAGTTCCGCGCGTACGAGATCCTGATCGACGACCCTGAGTTCACCTCGGTCTGCCCGAAGACCGGCCTGCCTGACTTCGGCGTGCTGACCATCCGCTATATGCCGCGCGAGAAGTGCCTCGAGCTGAAGAGCCTGAAGGAATATCTGTTTACGTATCGCAACTTGGGGATTTTTCAGGAGAACATCGCCAACCAGGTGCTGGACGACGTAGTGAAGGCGACCGACCCGGTGTGGTGCGAGATCAAGGGTGATTTTAGGCCGCGTGGCGGAATTTCTACCGTGGTAACGGCACGCTATCCGCGTACAGAAGAGAGATCGTAG